From Scleropages formosus chromosome 1, fSclFor1.1, whole genome shotgun sequence, a single genomic window includes:
- the LOC108926486 gene encoding probable G-protein coupled receptor 34, with the protein MSGASTNSYPFSSTEVNTHGHLAADHNDSCLLDDSTLRIPLALTYSFFFVFGLAGNLLALWVFMFVHVKKNSVRVFLINVAIADLILLVCLPFRIFYHSNSNQWPLGQTWCKVVGNVFYMNMYISIILLGFISVDRYIKIQQGAPRRLQGSGWSAAVCAVVWVFAIASVIPMIMFSEGNEEKNKCFQYKQRQKAKGKAYFNLFLVVFFWLIFIFLMVSYGKIAAKLLRASRKKPDLPNALRYNRTAKKSFFVLFLFTICFVPYHIFRIFYIHSQVSDTPCYWRGIMDKTNEVVLLLSAFNSCLDPVMYFLLSGSVRKETIRLINNTVFNVQDSSGNSSTTEFRRPSLGQVSNTTRNSMSLLITQRCKSTPPNDLPR; encoded by the coding sequence ATGTCAGGCGCGAGCACCAATTCGTACCCATTCTCCAGCACGGAGGTGAACACGCACGGCCATTTGGCTGCTGACCACAACGATAGCTGCCTGCTGGATGACTCGACGCTGCGGATCCCCCTGGCCTTGACCTACTCGTTCTTCTTTGTGTTCGGCTTGGCGGGGAACTTGCTTGCGCTCTGGGTGTTTATGTTCGTCCACGTCAAGAAGAACTCTGTGCGAGTGTTTCTGATCAACGTCGCCATCGCCGACCTCATCCTGCTGGTGTGCCTGCCTTTTCGGATCTTCTACCATAGCAACAGCAACCAGTGGCCGTTGGGCCAGACCTGGTGCAAGGTGGTGGGCAACGTCTTCTATATGAACATGTACATCAGCATCATCCTCCTGGGCTTCATCAGCGTGGATCGTTACATCAAGATCCAGCAGGGTGCCCCCCGGCGCCTCCAGGGGAGCGGCTGGAGTGCAGCGGTCTGTGCTGTGGTCTGGGTGTTCGCCATTGCTTCAGTCATTCCCATGATCATGTTCTCTGAGGGCAACGAGGAGAAGAACAAGTGCTTCCAGTACAAGCAAAGGCAGAAGGCTAAGGGGAAGGCCTACTTTAACTTATTTCTCGTGGTTTTCTTCTggctcatcttcatcttcctcatgGTCTCCTACGGGAAGATCGCAGCGAAGCTGCTCAGAGCTTCCAGAAAGAAGCCGGACCTCCCCAACGCACTGAGGTACAACAGGACGGCCAAGAAGTCCTTCTTCGTCCTGTTCCTTTTCACCATCTGCTTCGTGCCCTACCACATCTTCCGCATCTTCTACATTCACTCACAGGTGTCGGACACGCCCTGCTACTGGAGAGGGATCATGGACAAGACCAATGaagtggtgctgctgctctctgctttTAACAGCTGTTTGGACCCGGTCATGTACTTCTTGCTTTCCGGTTCTGTCCGCAAGGAAACTATACGGCTCATTAACAACACCGTCTTCAACGTGCAGGACAGTAGCGGCAACAGCTCCACCACCGAGTTCCGGAGGCCGTCCTTGGGCCAGGTCAGCAACACCACGAGGAACAGCATGAGCCTGCTCATCACCCAGCGCTGCAAGTCCACGCCACCGAACGACCTCCCTCGCTAA
- the gpr82 gene encoding probable G-protein coupled receptor 82, producing the protein MTSSLENVSKDGRVCFPEPDGSCLCASYATRVVLPTLYVLMFLLGLPGNLMSLWIFIKKIHSKTSTHIYLVSLGASNLLLCLTMPFQAAYLAAGTDWNMQQMVCRIAISGVTPLLHISIYVGVFILTWIALSRCALLVQNDYGGRPSTCTRLLPPVFFRKLRQASFARATCAATWLFVLSCVLPVSIYYSVQEVVQKDDLVSQGCYRVAVEVGGNSTQKSSIVAIMLFCMCFIVVMACYISVVRHFIRSQRSRIVLDKQRMYSHVFRKIVVIQAVLIVCLLPYHVFKAVFIDRAWRQSRPSADGCHPMSQFVEIKNFLLCLAALRCNTDPIMYLLLDKTFRKNALEMFNVCIGSQSSQSTGSNMAEGPTFSQS; encoded by the exons ATGACTAG TTCATTGGAGAATGTATCCAAGGACGGAAGAGTCTGCTTCCCTGAGCCCGACGGCTCCTGCCTGTGTGCGTCCTACGCTACACGTGTCGTCCTGCCCACGCTCTACGTCCTGATGTTCCTCCTGGGTCTCCCAGGGAACCTCATGTCTCTCTGGATCTTCATCAAGAAAATACACAGCAAGACCTCCACGCACATCTACCTGGTGAGCTTGGGTGCCTCGAACCTGTTGCTGTGCCTCACCATGCCCTTCCAGGCGGCCTACTTGGCGGCAGGGACTGATTGGAATATGCAGCAAATGGTCTGCAGGATAGCCATCAGCGGTGTCACACCACTGCTGCACATCAGCATCTATGTGGGTGTATTCATCCTCACCTGGATCGCGCTCAGCCGCTGCGCTCTGCTGGTGCAGAACGACTATGGCGGACGACCCAGCACCTGCACCCGGCTGCTGCCACCTGTTTTCTTTCGCAAGCTCCGGCAGGCCAGCTTTGCCAGGGCCACCTGTGCAGCCACCTGGCTTTTCGTGCTCTCCTGCGTGTTGCCTGTGAGCATCTACTACTCCGTCCAGGAGGTGGTGCAGAAGGATGACTTGGTCAGTCAGGGCTGTTATAGGGTTGCAGTGGAGGTGGGTGGAAACAGTACCCAGAAATCCTCCATAGTAGCCATAATGCTCTTCTGCATGTGCTTCATCGTGGTGATGGCCTGCTACATCTCCGTAGTAAGGCACTTCATCCGCTCCCAGAGGAGCCGGATCGTCTTGGACAAGCAGCGCATGTACAGTCACGTCTTTCGCAAAATCGTAGTCATCCAGGCGGTGCTGATAGTCTGCCTCCTGCCTTACCACGTATTCAAGGCCGTGTTCATCGACAGGGCCTGGCGACAGAGCCGTCCGTCTGCCGACGGCTGCCATCCGATGTCCCAGTTTGTGGAGATAAAGAACTTCCTCCTCTGCCTGGCAGCTCTCAGGTGTAACACCGACCCCATCATGTACCTCCTGCTGGACAAGACTTTCCGCAAGAATGCCCTGGAAATGTTTAATGTCTGCATCGGCTCACAATCCTCTCAGAGCACAGGGTCAAACATGGCCGAGGGACCCACGTTCTCACAAAGTTGA